The following is a genomic window from Prunus persica cultivar Lovell chromosome G7, Prunus_persica_NCBIv2, whole genome shotgun sequence.
ATGCAAATAAACTTTGGTATCAAAGCTATAACCCATGATGTCCATCTATTAAAGAATTTAGCAAAACTGGACGAATTATTGTTATTACAATGAACTAAGTTCCCTAacacaacaaaatgaaaaagtaacACATGATAGAGCACATCTGTAGAGTTTGCATTCTTTCTTCCCTTAATGATATCATTCACTGCTACTCTTTAAAGTGCCAATCTTTGAGTCGCTAAAGTTCTTCAGTCCAGCTTCACCGAAGAGAACAGGTAGTGCACAAACCAGAATGACGAAAGGAATCCAACTGTGCCAGTTGCAAGCATGATGGCCACCACCATGAAGAGCGAGTACCCCAAGTAAAGCGTGGCTGAGACAGGTCCACTCAGGCTCTTAAGATCAAATACAAGGTAGTTTATGGAGTACAAGAAAATGTATATGGCAACTGAACCAGAAGCAAAGAAGGACTTCCACCACCATTTCCAGTCCTCCACACAAAGATGCATGTAGGTTAGAACTAGAGAAACCTCAGCACAAACCACAACGAGAAGGATCAATACGATGAAGAGAAACCCAAACACATAATAAACACGGCCCATCCAAATGCTAGACATGATAAAGAAGAGCTCAATGAATAGGGTGCCAAACGGAAGAGTGCCAGCCCCAAGAACCAACAGCCAGGATGGGTATTTCTGTGCCGGGATTTCTCTAGGAATCTGATTGGTTCGTACTGGGTACTCAATGTGAGGTGCCTTGGCCCCAAGGTATCCACCAATGAGGGTAAGGGGAACAGAGATGCAGAACCAGAGCAAAAGGAGAATAACAAATAGAGAAAATGGAATGGCTCCTGTGCTGTGACTACCCCACAATAGGAAATTCAGAGTGGTCAGAATTAAAAAGGCAATTCCAGGGAAGAAACAAGCAACCTTCCATGAGACTGAAACCCATCCCTTGTGATCTCCACAACCAATTGTCCTCCAAAGACGAACAGCAACATAACCAGCTGCAATACCAAGGATCATATAGAAAAATAGCATACCTGTAATAAGTGTCCCTCGAGAAGCTGGTGACATGAACCCAAGAGCAGCAAACAATATGGTCACCACTGCCATCCCGAGGATCTGAACCCCATCACCAACCATTATACACAACAGGGAAGCATTGCTTGGAGCACGGAAAACATCTCCAACAACAAGCTTCCAGCCAGACAACTCCTCATTCATCTGTGCTTGAGCCTCTTTGTCAAGCTCTTCATAACGAGTAAGATCCCTCCGAACAGTCCTCAAGAAAATCACAAGGACAATACCAGCAAGGAAAGTGATCACCATCAGAGAATTGAGAATTGAGAACCAATGGACTTTGGATCCCTCCATCTTCAAATAAGCATCCCACCGTGAGGGCCACTTGATGTCACTCTCCTCAAATTCAACCTCATATGTGAAGACAATTGGCTGCTTTTCATTAACGGGCATTGCCACAGTGGTGGGATCACATTTAATAGGAGCAGGGTACTTTTCATACATTTTCGACTTCTTCACAGAGTCTGCATTATGCATGAAACTGCAAGGTATCACCTCAAATCCTACAATAATATACCCGGGGACATCTGAATCTGATTTGGCAACTGTTGGGATGACCTCCGCCCCATCACCAGTACCCATCACACGTGCTACATTGGGTTCCTCGTACTTATGAACAAGTACCTTGAACTTCAAATGATTAAACACATAGTACACATCCTTAACCTTAATTCCTACTGGATACCCAGTCCACCGCAACACAAAGCCCTCCTTCTTGGTATACCGGATCGCAGGCAAATTATCGAGAATCAAATTGACCTGATACATCTCATCAATCCTCTTCTTCAAGAGATTAAACTGATCTCCCGACAATGGACCCGTGTGACACAAGAAGATCTCAGACTCATTGGTGTACATCTTAAACTGATATGGAGAGTTCTCAATGCGGTCTCCCATGAGGAGCTCACCGAGATTCTCAGCACTGTCCTTAACCCCATCTTGGGGCTGACAAAAGGGCAAACTGTAATAGCTAAAGGGTATTTCTGTATCAATGGAGGTCAGAGAGTTCACTTTCACCCCTAAGGTGTCCCCGACAACGTACTTGTGAGGGTAACTACCCGGAAGGTACCACCCATATCCCGATTGAAATATCAAGAAAATGGTCAGAACCCAGGTCGTAAGTCGATGAGAAAATTCCATTCTTCAAGGTTTGTGTCAGATCTGGGAGAcccagaagagaaaatgagcaaaattaaaccaaaatttaGCAGTCTCTATATGGGTTTTCAAATTCAAGGAAGATTCGGTTACAAAATCTAATCAGACTATAACAGCCACAGCATTAAAGATCCAGCAATAACCATACAAATAGCAAAAtaacttgttttgtttctttttctttttctttcaaatgaaGTGAGGATCTAACTGACCTTTAGCAGAGTGTCAGACATGGACAACCCAGAGAAGACGTCTCTGAGTGAAGCGGCAGAGATCTTGGAGCTCCGGAAATCTGCTGGGTTTGGGATTTTAGGAAGGAAAAGGCCAAATAGGAGCGAGGATTGGAGCGCAATGCAAATAGACAatcaatatattatatatggttggtCTTTCTTCGAGAGAGCGCCACTGTTTTGGCCTTTTTTCTGGATGGATCCTAAATGCCCCTACACAATGTCTGAAATGCCAGATCTGATCTCGCCTCTAGTCGCATTTGCTTGATTTACCATTTTCATTCATTCGTGTCCTTTTCCGATAATTGCTATTTTGCCTAATTGCCTGCGTGGAGGCTGGATCagacttttattatttttatttatttatttattatttctttgatgattatttattatttaataacgTTGTTGTTAAGTCATTAACACGGCGGTTAAAGAGTAcatgaataaaagaaaagaaaaaagccattttcataaattttggGAATATAAATTgcggtttttctttttcttttcgtatCATAAAAATTTAGTGAAGTTATTCATAAGCTTAATATTAGCACTACAATATATACAATTAAATCAGCTTTAAGTATGCTATAATCAGTCGTCTAcacataaatattaataaaatttaataagcTTTTAGAACTGcgcaatttctttttttacatAACACTCATTGTACGTAAGTatatatcttttattttatttatttttttgtgaaagGTATATATCTTTTATTAGTCGCTATAATATTCATGATAGTATCTATTTCCCTCTTATCATCATAATATGCTATAACATCCCCTTTTTACTCCTTAATCAAGCATGCTTTTTGACTAGCTTTTAGTGCTTTGGaatcaatttgaaaaaaaaaaagcaagatGCCAAACTTTGATTTCAATTAGAAGCTTAGAAACTTTGTATTAGTATTACTATCTATCAGGAAGTTACGGCGGAAGATCTTATttaacatatttttcttttttctttttttccataaGTCGCTTCACATTGACTTCTTCAATCCTATTTTTACACAATATAAAATGCGTATATCTGCCGTCGAtccattatttaatttttaatttttgagacagtggataaaattatttttaatctgACAAGATGGGAAGTAAAGACAAATAAGGCTCAATATCGAAAAATATAGTAAGTATATCTTAAATGATTCCAGTAATCACACATTAACATACGATTCACGACTATGATAAACCCCCATAAGTATTTGAGCTCTCTGgtttaataatttttcttctttttgcttGAATTTGAAAGTAAGATGCGATacataaaagtttaaaattctATTTGAGACTGCTCATGagaaatagcaaaatagtgatATCTCTATTATGATCAAAGATAGCAAAACAATGATATCTCCGTCGCAagtaagtttttctctttgaaaGGCTCGTGTTGTATTAGTGATTGAATCACCTTCCAATGTTTAACACATTCTTCCCTCACATTTTGTCAAATTAGAAAGCGGATGTTCTTCCATGACCATGTTTATATCTCACAAGACAAGCCCATGTGAGAAAACCAGCCTTAAAAAGACCTTTATTAACTTTGCTGCGAATTGCAACAAGGCTTCAAAATCACGAATAAAGACAGAACGAGACCGAGCACACGTTTTCTTTTCAATGATAAAAGTAGAACGTACAGACAGATCTATGGTGTGAGTAAAAGACAACTAATAAGTTAACATAATGGTAACACATGTATGTGCAGAATTAGCAGAACTACAAGGAAacgaaattgaaattgaaattgaaattagcTTAGCaatttcaacaacatataataTCTTAACCTGAGGCACCTAATCCCCTCGATTTTGGTAGCCTGACTGCAGCCAGAGGGTTGACGATGCCTTGGGAATCTTTCCCCAAACCCATGCCTTCAACAAAACCCATCTTTGCCATCATCTTTGATCCAAAGCCTTTGGTATGTTTTTCAAAAGATCCAACTCTCTGAGGTTGAGAAACTCTTTGAGATTGAGATTTGTTTTTCACTGGATAACTCTTTACTGGGGTGTTATTTACTGGAAGGTCAACCGTGTTGGAAAATTCCACACCCAACCCAAGTGATTTAGGCCGTTGGATCACTTCAATGGGCGCTGCCATACCTTGTCCATCTTTTCCTAATCCACCACCTTCAATAAATCCCATTTTAGCCAACATTTTTGATCCAAAACCCTTAGTGTGTACCTCAAACGAATGAAACTCAGCTGCTTCAACAACATCCTTATTTTTAGAACTTGGGTCTATTGAATCAACAGTTGTGCTCTCAGTCGCTGATTGCATCAAGCCACTTGACACAAACGATACCGGTTGATTGGCATATGAATCCATTTTTCCACCAAGTTTCTGTTCATAGGCTCTGCCACTGCCACGCTTGGCTGCGATCTTCGGAGTCTTTATTTGAGTGTAATGTTTAGACTCTGGTGGCTTTAAATAAATtccttttccaattttctttgaCCTGCTTTTGTCTCCATGGGGCTCAACAACAGAAAAATCAGCATCCTCCATGTCAACTCCAATCAGCTgaaatacagaaaataatCACTCAATTTTGCTGCACAGATATATAAGGGATCCAAGCATATAGTGACACAATTCACAGCAGAACCAGAAAGGCAAcgagaaacaaataaaatatgaataaaaaagagcCAGACCAGGCAACACGTAATTATAACTATGAAATCTAATGAACCTTTTCAAGACGAAGTCTATCGCTTGCTGATGGCATGCCTGTGTGTTGTGTCCGCATCACTGTTACAAAtctgggaaaagaaaaaacatcaataccatgttttccttttgtagaaaacaaaaggaaattatGTACCTCTTCTTGCCAGATCCTTGGCAGGAACTCCTCAGGCGATAAATTGCTGCTAATCGTTGCACCTAAAATATCAAAAGCACTATCTATCAAAGAAAGACTTTGATGGACACTCCTTCAAGGGATTTTTAAGCACACTCAAAAATGGCTACAGAACTTAGGTTAAACCCTAACTTTTCATATGTTATATTGCGATCAAGAATCTGAGACATGGTAACAAAAATTTAGGCTTAAAGCTTACAAGAAATCTCTAAATTTCAATGCTTTGGCATGAGTtttgagtgtgtgtgtgtgtgtgtgtgtgtgtgtgagagagagagagagagagagagagagagagttaaaccaatttcaatttcaacaaaagtTACAAAATTAAGCACCTCAAACAATATTCCACTAAATAAAATTCCTAGATGATCCATGCGAGCAGAAGTGCAAAAATTGAAACTGCAAGGATTTACAAATTGCAACTTAGaagataaattaaaattatgtaCCTGGGCACAATCCCGGGAATGCATAggttgaaaagaaaacatatccACTCCATCCAAAACAATCTGCTCTATTTTCTACAATAGAAAAGAACAAAGCTGTAAGATAGTGCGTGGCTGCTAgaatgaataacaaaaatgaaattttgagaGGAATGAAATAGAATCAAAATAAGGAACATAGAGAGTTAAAAATCACCAATGAATGTAATTGGTACCATCCAAGGTTCATTCCCGTTAACCGGACACTACCTAAGTTCTTTCAGAGAGTCAAATGTTTAGAACCGGCGTGGACAGCTCTATTTATATTCACAATCTAACTAAAACGCATTACACCATATATACTACATGAGTATACTGATCGGTACACAACTtcactgaaaaaaaataaaaaatttaccaaattgATTTGCTCAAGATCAAGACCTCGCCGTAGCATTCTCTCCCTACGCTTCACAGCAATCATTTCTTTACGATGTTTCTTTTTCGTACCTGAACGGAAAGTTAGAACAATAAATAGTATGAGGTGAAAGCATGAAGGACAatccaccaaaaaaattacgatgttttatttttctttacaatGTTTCTTTTTCGTACCTGAACGCAAAGTTAGAACAATAAATAGTATGAGGCAAAAGCATGAAGGACAatccaccaaaaaaattacaatatcATAGAGGAATCATGTCTCTGATGCAAAACAGGTCCTCAGACATTTATTACCCCAAGGTTGGTGAGCAAATTTTCCCACACAGTCATTCAATGGAGATCCTAACTATCTACTTTTTATCAAATTCCATCTCAAAAAGGATACTAGGACGGCTAGAAATTATGGAATCTAAGAGCAAATGTCAGAGACATATTAACTTGGCGCTCGAGAGCCATATCACATCCCCTTCATGGAAAAGATGCATGTTAACCAAGTTAAATATATGAAAGCAAAACTTATAGAGATAAGCATATCTTAGCAATCTTATACCAGGAAAATGTCTTGAGAATTTACTCCTTTGAGCTTCTGAAGGCCAAGATTGAGGAAACCTAGCAACGGGCTTCTTTTTTGCAAAAACAGTTCTCGGATCCTTTACAAGCATTAGGTCATCTATAGCCAAAGACTTAGCATGTCTTTCCGTCACATTGTATTTCTTCTGTGAATGGACCTTCCTCCTACCATATTCTCTAGATGCATCCTGAAGAGCAATTCCGCCCAACTTCTGTAAAGTCTCATCAAAGCCACTCCTCAAAGAGCTATGCTTATCCGGACCATCCAATTCCTGTCCTACCAACCATTTGGAACTTAAAATGCTGTCACTCCCTCCAATTCCCTCTAAATAATCTTCTGCAACCTCATCATCTATATCTGAATCACTATCAGACGTGTCTTCAGAATCTTCACTTTCAGAGGATCCAAGTATTCCTCCTGGCTCAGAAGAGCCTGAGCTTCCTTCATATGGTGAGTCTccattttcatcttcttcactttcttcatcagaaatatcttgGGTGTATAATTTCATGCCTCCAATTGACAAAAATCCTGAGTTTTTCATAGGAGACATGTTTGTTGGCAGCTCTTCAGCCATCTCATCGCCAACTTCACAATCCATCCCTTCATTGACATCCATATCTTTCTCAGAAGACAACGAATCAAAACATGAATCTTCTGGCTCTTCCATTTGCTTTGACGAAGCTTCAATACCACTTGCAGTTCCCTCAAGTTCATCATAGAACCCCAACCCTCTATGAGAGCTTTCACCTAACACAAAACTTGAACCGTATTGATATGTAAATTCTACTTCGTGGGGACTTGAAGCTACTGTCTGGTCCACATGAGCTACAATTTGGGTATTCTTGAAATCAACTAAAACCAAAGGGCAGGACTCGTCCGTACTTTTACCTACATCATTGCCCTCATGTAGTCCTGGACGCAAACCCTCCTGTTCACCATCAAAGCATATTGAAACCAagtccattaaaaaaaatgaaagacagGAAAATCAGTTCCAATCTCATAATAGTCTCCCTCTAAACATAAATTTAGCTCGTTTGCTCTCTGACATTGCTGAGGTTGCATCCTGACAGCTAAAAATGTATTTAACAAGATAAACTGTAAAAGAAATgtttaaaagaagaagaaataggaCACACCTGACGTTCAACGGAAGGATACTGATATCCTATAGCATTAACATTAGATTTCCGAGACTCACTTTTAGAACCAGAAGCTACTTTTGCTCCCGATTTTGAGGCAGATTTGTTATTAGAACTCGGATTTTTCCCTgaaattcaaaaccaaaacgAAATCCAAAACAGAAGCACAGAGGAAATCGAATCAGAACAAATGGAAAAATAGAAGCAATTACAAGTCCAATCTCTTAAATCCCTGTTTGGTCGCTCAGAAAAATTtaggaaacaacaaaaacgaattaaaaaaattaagaacttATTCCATTCTGGGACGGTAATATGAAATCAATTCTTACCCAGttcatcaaaacaaacaaattttggCTATCTGATGTAAGAATCTTCAGTTCAATATAGGTTAAAAATGAATCAAAACTTTCATTTTCCATCTCActttcctctgtttttcccAGGAATCAATTAGCAAAGTATGATCATTGATAGAGATAAAGGAAGGACCTCGAAGAGAGGTTTGAGGGGATGACCAATCAGATAAAACACCACCCTCCACAAACGGAGCTCCTCGAGCATTGGATTTTGATGAAGATGACGACGATGCTCTTCTGCTGCTCCAAGTTACTTTGTTGTTATCATTGGTGttgggtcttcttcttcctcttcctcttcctcccgCCATAGCTGCGCGTTTTGCCTCCACAGAGAAACGGAAACTCAGATGATATATGATCAGTTGGAGCTTTGGATACACAGAGAAGGGTCTTCTGGATCTGGATGGTCGCAGTCAAAGCCCATGCGTGCGGTTCTATCTCGACCGTCGGGGAGATCAAACCAGTCGATACTTGTAGAATCATGCAGTAGAATATGCTTAGCAGAAACCATGAGGCCTGCTCGAAAAATGGTCCAATCCTACCAGCAAGGCAAAAAGGTCCGAGCCCAAATTCAAGTGGGCCTGTACTGACTAATTCAATTTGCGATCTGTTCTTGGATTTAGCGGCTGCAATCTTCTCCTGTACGGGTTGGCCCGAAGCAGGACTCGGCCTTTTCTTCCCCCTTAATGCTGCCATAATGGGCAGAGGACCATAGCCCAGCTGGATAGATGCAAAGGCGTATATACGTACCACAAAGTTGGCAGTTGATTGATGATGAGgtgtaaaagaaaaattgggttttctccTTCCTTTGATTTGATGATTAGTTGGTTATTAGTTGGTTATTAGTTTGTTAATATTGTATGTATGTTTTATTTGCTGGTTGTGGTTGCGATTGCGGTTGCGGTTGCCAATTAATGGTGTAAGACTAATGATGAGCAGAGgcagttggaagaagaaaaccgATGAATTAAAAATAGACGTGAACTCCAAGTGGGGCATTACCAAGATTCATATTGGCATGGCAGCGGCAGATATTGACATTGGTACtagatatttttataaatttattattacaAACATGATAGACGGTCCAAAAACCTCCCCTCTACAACTAACTACAATGTTTGCCAACTTTATTAACTCCAAAGTTTTTCACTAGCCTGACTGACTGACAGGTGGGGTGGCAACTACAATCTGCAATATCATTGTTCAATGTTGACTTAGCTGTTTATCATGACGCATCTAATTTGTAGGTACGGCAGGCCCAATTACTCTTAACTTTTTTGTGTCCTGCAGTAAATGTAAATTGCATTGATTGACTGGAGCCCCTTCTCCTGTTGAGGTTAAAAAATTGGTATAAAATAGGAATAATATCGTTTTGTTATTTTCGGccaattataatttattatatgaaaaaattatcacaCGTGAAATATTGTGATTATTGACCAAATATAACAAAGTAGTGCTATTCCTGTATTTATAAGTGTTTCCCCTGAGGAGGTGTTGGCTTGGCCTCACCTCTTCCGTGGCGCTCTCACAATGCTTGCTTCCAGTCTCACGTGATATGACAGAAACAATTCGTCCAtatgttgctgctgctgccgcATGCTACTTTGTTTCTAGAGACTAGATCCGATCCCAAATTCTAATTAATTTATCTTTAGATGaatattaattttcattaTTGTCTATAATTGAGTAATGAAAGTTGGCTGGCTCCTAATCCCAAGAAGCAAAGCAAAACCCATTTTACAGTTTTACATGCTACAACACTTGTTAGGTGTTGTTGGTTGAGAATCTGGAATGAAATCAGGCACCAAAATGTTAAAATGCATGAATATATCTGCTTTAATTCTGCACAAGGCACCAtttcatttcttcattttcaagCTACACTAATATATCTTGAATTAATATTAtgagttttgtgtttgttggtAACTTGAGACCCTAATTTCTCTCCTAACTCTTGGTAGACACATGGACAATTGCATGCCAAGCCTCGTGGACATGTACTGAGTCCATTAACCGACCAAAACACACGGCTTCAAAGCTTAATTTACTGCCGCATATGCCGATACATTATACATACGCACATTGACAGCAAACCCAAAAGCTGACAACCAACTTTTGTCTTGGCACCGAAACCTTGTAGTTTTCCACTATATAACTACCCGACGCCAATATTCTATAAATGCCCACCTCTCTTCctaataacccaaaaaaacttctttcttttagagGTGGTGGTGCACGACATTATTGTTTTGTCATTGTGACCTGTTCCAaaacggaaaaaaaaatcaagaccACCGCATGGCCGCCACGGGAGCCGCCGCGGACGGGCTATTCCGGTGTGTTTACGAGGGGTGCATCGCAGGGTCTGATGTAGGGGTGGAGCGGAGGCCTTACCACCGCAACTGCGGGTGCGCGCTGCATAACAAGTCACGTAACAAACAATGTACGCACGGAGGGCCAAAGTGCAAGAAGGTGTCATATCCAATGAGGCGGGCTTGGAGCGAGGGCTCTTTGGCATTGGTGGCTGCTTCTTCTGCTCACTCCTCACCCTCTTCTTCACCTGCTCAGAATCATCATGTGGTGGCGGTGGGgaggcagcagcagcagcagcagcagcatcctCAATTGGGTACTTTGTGTGATGATGAtcaggaggaggaagaagatgagaatattgttttcttcaagGTTTGATTTGTACTAGTCTATATATGATGATGAGTACTAAATACTACTACTCTTTTGATCCTCATTACAAATAAGTAAATATACTCTGTTCTAATAACTATTGGAGCCCAGTTGACAGATTTCACAATCAAGTTTTGTAATTATGAATCTAATTTTTGAGTACTTTCTAGATTTTTGGTGGATCCTCCTCTTGTTCCTCGATCTCCATGATTCAAATCAAAACCGAAATTGGGGATTTGGGTGCTGATATTC
Proteins encoded in this region:
- the LOC18769070 gene encoding transmembrane 9 superfamily member 11 — encoded protein: MEFSHRLTTWVLTIFLIFQSGYGWYLPGSYPHKYVVGDTLGVKVNSLTSIDTEIPFSYYSLPFCQPQDGVKDSAENLGELLMGDRIENSPYQFKMYTNESEIFLCHTGPLSGDQFNLLKKRIDEMYQVNLILDNLPAIRYTKKEGFVLRWTGYPVGIKVKDVYYVFNHLKFKVLVHKYEEPNVARVMGTGDGAEVIPTVAKSDSDVPGYIIVGFEVIPCSFMHNADSVKKSKMYEKYPAPIKCDPTTVAMPVNEKQPIVFTYEVEFEESDIKWPSRWDAYLKMEGSKVHWFSILNSLMVITFLAGIVLVIFLRTVRRDLTRYEELDKEAQAQMNEELSGWKLVVGDVFRAPSNASLLCIMVGDGVQILGMAVVTILFAALGFMSPASRGTLITGMLFFYMILGIAAGYVAVRLWRTIGCGDHKGWVSVSWKVACFFPGIAFLILTTLNFLLWGSHSTGAIPFSLFVILLLLWFCISVPLTLIGGYLGAKAPHIEYPVRTNQIPREIPAQKYPSWLLVLGAGTLPFGTLFIELFFIMSSIWMGRVYYVFGFLFIVLILLVVVCAEVSLVLTYMHLCVEDWKWWWKSFFASGSVAIYIFLYSINYLVFDLKSLSGPVSATLYLGYSLFMVVAIMLATGTVGFLSSFWFVHYLFSSVKLD
- the LOC18771618 gene encoding uncharacterized protein LOC18771618 yields the protein MAGGRGRGRRRPNTNDNNKVTWSSRRASSSSSSKSNARGAPFVEGGVLSDWSSPQTSLRGKNPSSNNKSASKSGAKVASGSKSESRKSNVNAIGYQYPSVERQEGLRPGLHEGNDVGKSTDESCPLVLVDFKNTQIVAHVDQTVASSPHEVEFTYQYGSSFVLGESSHRGLGFYDELEGTASGIEASSKQMEEPEDSCFDSLSSEKDMDVNEGMDCEVGDEMAEELPTNMSPMKNSGFLSIGGMKLYTQDISDEESEEDENGDSPYEGSSGSSEPGGILGSSESEDSEDTSDSDSDIDDEVAEDYLEGIGGSDSILSSKWLVGQELDGPDKHSSLRSGFDETLQKLGGIALQDASREYGRRKVHSQKKYNVTERHAKSLAIDDLMLVKDPRTVFAKKKPVARFPQSWPSEAQRSKFSRHFPGTKKKHRKEMIAVKRRERMLRRGLDLEQINLKIEQIVLDGVDMFSFQPMHSRDCAQVQRLAAIYRLRSSCQGSGKKRFVTVMRTQHTGMPSASDRLRLEKLIGVDMEDADFSVVEPHGDKSRSKKIGKGIYLKPPESKHYTQIKTPKIAAKRGSGRAYEQKLGGKMDSYANQPVSFVSSGLMQSATESTTVDSIDPSSKNKDVVEAAEFHSFEVHTKGFGSKMLAKMGFIEGGGLGKDGQGMAAPIEVIQRPKSLGLGVEFSNTVDLPVNNTPVKSYPVKNKSQSQRVSQPQRVGSFEKHTKGFGSKMMAKMGFVEGMGLGKDSQGIVNPLAAVRLPKSRGLGASG
- the LOC18770816 gene encoding uncharacterized protein LOC18770816, with amino-acid sequence MAATGAAADGLFRCVYEGCIAGSDVGVERRPYHRNCGCALHNKSRNKQCTHGGPKCKKVSYPMRRAWSEGSLALVAASSAHSSPSSSPAQNHHVVAVGRQQQQQQQHPQLGTLCDDDQEEEEDENIVFFKV